GCTCCCCTCAGGATGCCAGTGAGCGAGGTTACTTCTCTAGGCTTCTCTGAAGACCACTCAGAAGCCATGTCCAGAGAGAATTAGTCCCTCAGAGTCCCTGCTGCTTCCTGGGTGTGGGGGACAGACTCCCTCAGCCCTGCCTTAGAGGACAGCAGATGTCATGAGACAAGGATAAGTGGGTAGAGAAGACACTGGGGACAGCCGATCATTCAGAGGACACACGGCTTGATCAGGAGCGGGGGAAATATCTGAAGGCTTTCTCGAAACTTCACGGCATGTGCTTTTATTAACCTGGCTGTTTACAGGAGCTGAAGCTCTTGGGTTTGCGGTGATGACTCTTGAACTTCTTTTTCAACGAGCCCAACTGCTTCTGTGGGATAAACAAAATTCTGATTACTGAGCCTTTCTGATCCCATGGAGAAGGGGCCCTGGAGTGCAGGGCTCTCCCCACCCGCACAGCCTCAGAGGTGTCGGTCAAATACCCACAGAGGCTTTCTCCACCCCCGTTTCCTTAACAGCTGCAGGATTAGACCCCCCTCAGCCGGGCCTCAGAGGAGCGCGGGGCAATGCCACACACGCATTAGGACCTTGTCCTCTTTTGGCCTTGGTCCTGCTTATCTACCAAAGGCAGGGAAGTCTCCACTCCTGCCCTGATGGCAAAGGCAAAGGTGGTGGCTAGTAATCAGGTCCCTGTGCCCAGGGGTAAGGACAAACACGCCACAGCTCAtagtctgaggtaggagggtgTCCTCACAAACCAGTGGTCTTGACCGTGGTCCACAGAGCCTGGCTTCCACAAGGGGCTGGCTGGGAAGCAAGGGTAGGCACTCACGGCCTTCCGCCAGCCAGCGGCCTCGGCTTCTATGGTTCTTGTGTGTTGTTGGCTTGGGATTTCACTTGTGAAAAaggttcagttttctttttttaaacaaatggaaaaccgtCACTAGGGGAAGCCACTGCCACACTAACAGAGTGGAGGTGACAGCTCACCTTCCCGCGCTTCTGGACCAGCCCTCGGTACACGGTCGTCTCTCTCCTGCCCTCATCAGTGGCCTTCTCTCTTGGGGGCTTTGCCTTCTCATCCTCTTCGTCTGTCAAAAAGTcatcagtgccatccccatcctCCGTGCTTCCAAGGTCCTTTCTGGTGAATAGCTCAGCTGGGAGGAACACAGGGATTGGCTGACAGTTATTTTAGGCTGAGTTCGCCGCCACCTTTGCAGGGGAGGCAGCACCACAGTCTGCTCCCTGCTGACAggagagggtcagggagaagCAGGGGCCGTTCTGCTTACGTGGGTACAGGTCTGTCATGCTGTCATCACTTGCAGCTCCCCCCTCATCACTGGATGTGGGCTCCCAGAAGGCTTCCCGCGGGCGAGGCCCGTCACCGTCCATctggtcctccctcctcctcctcctcctccggtGCACCAGGCAGGCAGGCACGTACTCCACCCCTTGCTTCTGACATTCTTCATCTGGGAGATAAGCCAGCACGTGCTGGGTACCTCCACACCCCCCACGGTCCTCTGGGCCACAGCTAACCTATGAGGCCTGCACTCGGCCAGGGCCCCACAGCCCCACCGCCCTGGACAAAAACCAGAGCAGCTGCTGGGTGCCTCAGCTCTGTTCCTACCAGGTGTGCAGGGAGGGTGGTGGGCCAGGGCTGCAGCCAGGAGGCAAGAAGATGGTACAGGTCTACGGGGCCTTTACCACCATTCATCCCCGATCTAGCCAGGCCTAGGAAGCCACGGCTAGGAGGGCACTGACCAGGCCCAAGGCCAACTGTGCCCCAGTGAGCTTGGCATGGCCTCTCAAAGGCAACTCGGGCTGGCAGTGATGGCACCCTCTCCCCAGCAGCCTGAAGTCCTCCCTCAGCACATGGGAGACCCTGTCCCGGAGGGCGGGGCTCAGCGGAGGTTGGCTGCCTGGCCTTTGCTGCCCCTTAGTGGGTGAGGACGGAGTTGGGACAAGGCTTCCATGGAAAGACCTCACTGGAGTCACCACCGTTGTCCCCTTGTATATTGGAGGGTCTGCTGGGGCTTGCCCTCCAGCCCAGCGCAGCTACCATCATCATCCCTCATGGGCTGCATGAGCCCTGCTGGGCCCTGGCCATTGATGTGGCGGCCCATCTACAGGGCTGTTTCCCTCCTTGTCTCTGCCACCCACCCCCATGGCCACGCAGCAGCCTTGTCACCACCAGAACTTGAAGGCAGAGCCCCCTTACAGCCACGTTTGGACTTCCCTGGACCACTGCCTTGTAGTGACCTCGGCGCCCCAGTCCCATCTCAGCTCCATGGTCCACCATCATAACCATTCTTCATGGGAACCCCGTGGCCCCCTGCACTTAGAGCCTTCCTGCCCACCCCTGAGCAGCTAACACACTGGCTGGAAAAAGTCCAAGCCTCAGGCTGGCAGCCCTCGTGCCTGCAAGGCCTCTGCAAGGTGCCCGCCTTCTACTTGAGAAACCCTGGTCCTGCCTTCTCAATCCACACTCATGCTTCGGGAGCGCTGGACTGCCTCTCCGCACTCATCAGAAGCCCGTAGACGCAACTTCCCATCCGCAAACCAACCTGAATCTGTCCGCTCCAGCCTCTGTCCATTTCCCTCCTTAGCTGGACTCCAGAAAGGCCTTCTGGTGACCCAGCACCTGCCTAAGGCCGGACACTGCCCTCATGGGCTGCAGCCTACGCTCCACTCTAGCCAGGTGTCCCTGCCAAGCTTCAGGTGCCTCACCAAGGTTGCCAGGGGCCTCTATGTTATCAAATCTATCATTTCTCTGTCCTCATCTTCCCTTCAGTACCACGGGAAGACTTCCAGCCTCTTCCTGGGGCTCAGGACCAGGCCTCTCTCCCTTCTCTAAACTCTCGCCGGGTGCTCGCCCAGATCCACGGTGCAACCATCTCCTTCATCCAGCACGGGTGTCCCTGTTTCAAAAGCCCGATACTTCCCTAATACACACCTTTCCTAATACAGCTCAAGCTTAAAACCTTCAAAGGGACTCTGAATTCTCCCCCCAAAACCCACCGTCTTTTCCTGGATGACCGCAGTCAAGGGGTCCTCCCTTCTCAACCATGCACACTGTCCATGCAGCCCCCGCCCAACCCTCTCCACACACCCACTGCAGTGCTCCTGGCCTGGCCTCTGGGTCATCTGGGCTGTGCACACTAGCCCAGCCAGTCCTTTGGAGCCTACCTCAGCCAACACATTTTTGCCTCAGACTTCCATGGACCCTGGCTTCTCCCTGGGGTGCTGTTCCCCCGACCCCACTGCCATCACATCCCTCCCTCAGCCTCGAGCGAATCCCTCAGCGAGTCTCCCCAGCCCTCCTGTCTCCGCAAGCCCACTCCACATCCCTTGCCCAGTTTCTTTCACACCTCGCATCGCCACGCACACTCACTCCCGAGCCTGCTTCTGGCTCTGTGCCTGCCTGCACTAAAAGCTGTGGGGTCAGGGGCCATCATCCCTCTCTTCGCTGTGCCAAAAACAGGCCTGGTGCATCAACACGGATCGCTGAAGGACGCCCTGCCTTCAAGCACGCTCCATCTGGGGCAAGGCGGGCATGCACTCAGATGGCGATGCACTGATGGCGGTCCACTGGGACTTACATTTACACAGAGCTCGCTGGTACCGCCGGCCCTGGGTGTGCCTCAGCACGTGTTCTGGGCACTTGTTGATGTGCCGCAGGGTGAGTTTGCAGAACAACTGGTGCCTACAGAGCAGAGAGACCAAATTTGTAGGGACAGTTCACAGCAAGGATTCAGACTGGTGGCTGTGTCTTGGACGCATCCCTGGACGGTCTACCATGCGGCTTGGACATCGGGCTTTTAAAGGCTCCCGGGGCAATTCCACTCTGAACCTGGGTGGGGAACCGTCTGACCCAGGCCGACTGCAGCTTCTTAATGTTTACCGGAAAAGCACGCATGGCAGCCTCACTGACTGCTCCAGAATGAGTTCATGCAAGAGGATGGCTCCACCTGGAGCAAGGGCTCAATGAATGGAAACATCGTATCTCTGTTTTGACGATTATTACAAAGCCTAGCTCCCAGCTAAATCAAAGACCCCTTCTGGGGTCAAGGGAAGAACCCAACGCTGTTCACAACCTCAGGTGACAAATCACAAGCCTCTACTCATCTGGGAAGCAGCCACACCCCACAGGACAAACCTCAGGTGAGCAAACGAGCTCACCAAGAGGCCTCGCCGCTGGGACCGCAGGTGATTCCAGCACCCGGGCGCCCACCTGGGTCCCAGGGCTCCCAACTCTGAAGGAGTAGGGGCTGCAGCACTGGCGGAGTCCTCAGGAGGAGGGGACTTTGGGGTTTACCACCCGGGACCTGTCCTCAGCAGAGCCCTCCCGGGAGGCTCCCTTAGAGGGGGCTCAGGCACCGGGGGGCACCAGCGGAGGGGCTGTCCTAATTGCCCTGGGCCTCCCCGCACCGCCGCGGACCACCTACGGGTTCTTGGTGCTGGGCACGATGTGCGGCTCGAACTCTGCATAGTCGAAGGCCGGGGAGGCGCGGACCAACCGCTGGTACTTTTTGCCGCGGGTGTAGACCTGGAGCTCCGGCAGGCGGCAGGGCAGCTCGTGACCCGTCAGGATGCACCTCACCTGCGGACGCGTGGGCGGGCAGGACGTCAGGAGGGCCAGGGCTCCGCTCCCTGGTGCCCCCCCCCTGCCGcgcccccttccctctcctcccctgacCCCGCCGcgccctctcccctgccctcccctctctcctgctctcccctctcccctgccctctcctctcccctaccctcccctcagcccctcaTCCCAACTGCGCCCTTCTCCACCACTCCGTTCCCCTCCCGCGCTGCGAACCTTGCGGGCGTCCGTCTGGAGCCGCAGGCTCGGGTGCTCCCGCAGAAAGGCCCGCACGTCAGCCGGCAACTCGCTCATGGCCGAGGCGCCCGCGGAGCAGCCCGGCGGAAGCCGCTCGCAGAACCTGGAGCCGGGGGCGGGGCTCTGGGCGGGACTCAGCGGCGCCCCGGATGCAGATGCCTCCTGCGTCCCGGAAGCGCCCGcggggccgggtgcgatggcggCGGTGGCTGCGTTGCAGCTGGGGCTGCGGGCGGCGGGGCTGGGACGGGTGAGCGCCGGGTGCGGGGTGCGGGGTGCGGGGTGCGGGGCGCGGGGAGGGGTCCCGGAGCTCAGCCCGCCCGTCCGTGTCCGCAGGCCCCGGCCAGCGCCGCCTGGAGGAGCGTCCTCAGGGTCTCCCCGCGCCCAGGTGAGGGCTGCAGGCCGGGCTGTGATCCAGGCGCCTGGGCAGAGCCACCTGCTGTCTGCCCTGCACTTTGAAGGGTTGTCGTGGGGATTGAAATGAACCAACTGCCGGCTGAGCGGAGGCTCTTTGGGAGTGACAAGTTCCGTATTAAAATGCTTTCAGTGGAACTGTGGTCGTGTGCCGGGCATGTAGCGAGCGCTTTGTCCTCACAACGCGAGAGTTAGCTCCTTGGTCGTTCCCCTGTTACAGAGAAGGCTCGAGAGTTACTTCCGAACGTCCCATCCAGCTAATGGGT
This genomic window from Pan paniscus chromosome 11, NHGRI_mPanPan1-v2.0_pri, whole genome shotgun sequence contains:
- the SURF2 gene encoding surfeit locus protein 2; amino-acid sequence: MSELPADVRAFLREHPSLRLQTDARKVRCILTGHELPCRLPELQVYTRGKKYQRLVRASPAFDYAEFEPHIVPSTKNPHQLFCKLTLRHINKCPEHVLRHTQGRRYQRALCKYEECQKQGVEYVPACLVHRRRRRRREDQMDGDGPRPREAFWEPTSSDEGGAASDDSMTDLYPPELFTRKDLGSTEDGDGTDDFLTDEEDEKAKPPREKATDEGRRETTVYRGLVQKRGKKQLGSLKKKFKSHHRKPKSFSSCKQPG